One region of Oncorhynchus keta strain PuntledgeMale-10-30-2019 chromosome 24, Oket_V2, whole genome shotgun sequence genomic DNA includes:
- the ccdc57 gene encoding coiled-coil domain-containing protein 57 isoform X3 has product MPANDGADLDTQLACKEKEWKELQTLRVQQQDMSLRDAQEQLSLLRERFQQLKEDFCFNLAVLEERDRELERYDAMAARAQATETARQEELSQLHIQIAKLQEERESEAREVRHSQQRAAEHRLQLERLQSGQAGDLQKQRAEYDGMKRDLQRRVQEVEGQLALQKQEMMTDFDNEMRQREHEFNLRMDEMRAVVLSHELRVKLLSKETEVHSQAQAQAVEALKASEDLCQHTHTQLQHRHWEIKDITAVKDARIKELVDKIKALQTKRKREEEVYNKKHEQLDRGVREREAQLDALKDAHREQLRQAETHSGQLQSKLEAMATHTHRTQRDHEDTLRERDQQIDRLRMELETTRSGWDTYITQISKETVFKDTELLALQEIESKLRTELDRSRGETERYKQQLFVGVEREKALEQRRIQVELEWQRRCEDNKTEHYLHSEELIQGLTRARDQASAELREKERELQDMAVLLHTVTKERDQALGLPIREQLSALQGHRPGGGVSVGELPSDEIHRLQQQNSSLRAVIAQMRRDMEDLSQPSHPPGPPDTSTQIPKKPLPQLPTQNSTKPTDSAAQPSLSVVGTPEYTEVLEEEVAELKARCRRLEDQLEGSTRPQNTATVTPATTLIPIAPDNAYLQNHIRSLNETIGGQRVEKVANTAALRKQEVRVAHLEAALALLTKQCHTKQMEGEELRLELANQKRSWSSEERGLRQRLVVVEMELEEVRREKEEYQKGSILNNLETVALGNQVSALKIDIASRRDPIVCEESEMVRQLQEENLCLRQQQLSLGLRSGGAGGYGPGCGGVQGGKLSAPLNAHLLQSKLKQAVQCIARLTRDKQQLIEMGNRLRAQLTDAGLEVLQSAPKTTLNPVSMESERDPSRDTQHQQGRLSALEQLQYQLTTQELQYAQREQRKGAPIMVRPLLSESKSGDRDRVINPWGQGHKDTDRHERPRTKENTPPISQSQSSLQLDLGSRTASSPSGPLLLSSVATEGSLREVWQILDRGLSPSILTPRESCSERGDGELNEPSPGDQAVGVKGCRAPALERMTPARPSATARKTKTSARGGKIRNYNIKD; this is encoded by the exons ATGCCGGCTAATGATGGAGCTGACCTGGACACCCAGTTGGCATGTAAGGAGAAAGAGTGGAAGGAGCTCCAGACCCTACGGGTCCAGCAGCAGGATATGTCCCTCCGTGATGcccaggaacagctctctctcctcagggAACGCTTCCAACAGCTCAAGGAGGACTTCTGCTTTAACCTGGCCgtgctggaggagagagacagagagctggagagatatGACGCCATGGCTGCCCGCGCACAGGCCACAGAGACTGCCAG GCAGGAGGAGTTGAGTCAGTTACATATCCAGATAGCCAAgctgcaggaggagagggagagcgaggcaaGAGAGGTGAGACACAGCCAGCAGAGAGCTGCCGAACACAGGCTGCAGCTAGAGAGGCTCCAGAG CGGTCAGGCTGGGGACCTTCAGAAGCAGAGAGCGGAGTACGACGGGATGAAACGAGATCTCCAACGCAGAGTCCAGGAGGTGGAGGGACAGCTGGCTCTACAgaagcag GAGATGATGACAGACTTTGATAATGagatgaggcagagagagcaTGAGTTCAACCTGAGGATGGATGAGATGAGAGCCGTGGTCCTGTCTCACGAACTCAGG GTGAAGCTGCTCTCTAAGGAAACAGAGGTCCACTCCCAGGCCCAGGCTCAGGCTGTGGAGGCCCTGAAGGCCTCAGAGGATCtctgtcagcacacacacacacagctacagcacagacactgggagataaagGACATTACTGCCGTCAAGGacgcaag GATAAAGGAGCTAGTGGACAAAATAAAAGCTCTACAGaccaagaggaagagagaggaggaagtctACAACAAGAA GCATGAGCAATTGGACCGGGGAGTGCGTGAGAGAGAGGCTCAGCTGGATGCGTTAAAGGACGCTCACAGAGAACAGCTACGACAGGCAGAGACACATAGCGGTCAGCTACAGTCAAAACTGGAAGccatggcaacacacacacacaggacccagAGAGACCACGAGGACACACTgcgagagagagatcaacagatAGACAG GCTTCGTATGGAGCTGGAGACGACTCGTAGTGGCTGGGACACGTACATCACTCAGATCTCTAAGGAGACGGTTTTTAAGGACACAGAACTGCTAGCCCTGCAGGAgatagaaagcaaattacggaccgAACTTGATCGGAGCAGGGGGGAGACAGAAAG GTACAAGCAGCAGCTGTTTGTGGGTGTGGAGCGAGAGAAGGCTCTAGAGCAGAGAAGAATCCAGGTGGAGCTGGAGTGGCAGAGACGCTGCGAAGACAACAAGACTGAACACTACTTGCACAGTGAAGAGTTAATACAGGGCCTGACACGGGCCAGAGACCAG GCTAGTGCGGagctgagagagaaggagagagaactaCAGGACATGGCGGTACTACTGCACACTGTTACCAAGGAGAGAGACCAGGCCCTGGGTCTGCCAATCAGAGAACAG ctaTCTGCACTGCAGGGCCACAGacctggtggtggtgtctctgtagGAGAGCTGCCGTCTGACGAGATCCATCGGCTGCAGCAGCAGAACAGCAGTCTGAGGGCTGTCATAGCCCAGATGAGGAGGGACATGGAGGATCTCAGCCAGCCTTCTCATCCTCCAGGACCCCCTGACACCTCCACCCAGATCCCTAAAAAACCTCTACCACAGCTTCCAACACAGAACTCAACCAAGCCAACTGACAGCGCTGCACAGCCCAGCCTGTCAG TGGTAGGTACCCCAGAGTATACCGAGGTTCTAGAAGAGGAGGTAGCAGAACTGAAGGCCAGGTGTAGGCGCTTAGAGGACCAGCTAGAGGGCTCcaccagaccccagaacaccgcCACGGTTACCCCGGCAACCACACTCATCCCCATCGCCCCCGACAACGCATACCTCCAGAACCACATCCGCTCCCTCAACGAGACCATTG GTGGCCAGCGAGTAGAGAAGGTGGCCAACACAGCAGCTTTGAGGAAACAGGAGGTCAGGGTAGCTCACCTGGAGGCTGCCCTGGCCTTGCTCACCAAACAG TGCCACACCAAacagatggagggggaggagctGCGTCTGGAGCTAGCCAATCAGAAGAGGAGCTGGTcgtctgaggagagaggactacGTCAGCGTTTGGTTGTCGTGGAGATGGAGCTGGAGGAAGTGAGGCGGGAGAAAGAGGAGTACCAGAAAGGAAGCATCCTCAACAACCTGGAAACTGTTGCCCTGGGCAACCAG GTGTCTGCACTGAAGATTGACATCGCCAGCAGAAGGGATCCCATCGTCTGTGAAGAG agtGAAATGGTGAGGCAGCTCCAGGAGGAAAACCTGTGTTTGAGGCAACAGCAGCTGTCCCTGGGCCTGAGGTCCGGTGGGGCAGGCGGGTACGGACCAGGGTGTGGGGGGGTACAGGGGGGTAAGCTCAGTGCCCCTCTCAATGCCCATCTCCTTCAGTCCAAACTGAAGCAAGCAGTGCAGTGTATCGCCCGTCTGACCAGGGACAAACAGCAACTGATTGAGATGGGCAACAGGCTCCGGGCACAACTGACCGACGCTGGACTGGAGG ttcTCCAGTCTGCTCCCAAAACCACTCTAAACCCAGTATCtatggagtcagagagagacccaTCTAGAGACACCCAGCACCAGCAGGGTCGGCTTTCTGCCCTAGAACAACTGCAGTACCAGCTCACCACACAG GAGCTGCAGTATGCCCAGAGGGAGCAGAGGAAGGGGGCTCCTATCATGGTGAGGCCTCTCCTCTCAGAGAGCAagagtggagacagagacagggtcatCAACCCCTGGGGCCAGGGGCacaaggacacagacagacatgag cgTCCTAGGACTAAAGAGAACACCCCACCTATCAGCCAATCCCAGAGCTCCCTGCAGCTGGACCTCGGGTCACGAACCGCTTCCAGCCCGTCAGGTCCTCTACTGCTGTCGTCGGTGGCGACGGAGGGTTCACTAAGGGAGGTGTGGCAGATACTAGACAGAGGTCTCAGCCCCTCCATACTCACACCCCGGGAGAGCTGTTCTGAGAGAG GTGATGGTGAGCTTAATGAACCTAGCCCTGGGGACCAGGCAGTGGGGGTGAAGGGGTGCAGAGCACCTGCACTGGAGAGGATGACACCAGCCAGGCCGTCTGCCACCGCCAGGAAGACCAAGACTAGTGCGAGGGGGGGCAAGATCAGGAACTACAATATCAAAGACTGA
- the ccdc57 gene encoding coiled-coil domain-containing protein 57 isoform X4 has product MKRDLQRRVQEVEGQLALQKQEMMTDFDNEMRQREHEFNLRMDEMRAVVLSHELRVKLLSKETEVHSQAQAQAVEALKASEDLCQHTHTQLQHRHWEIKDITAVKDARIKELVDKIKALQTKRKREEEVYNKKHEQLDRGVREREAQLDALKDAHREQLRQAETHSGQLQSKLEAMATHTHRTQRDHEDTLRERDQQIDRLRMELETTRSGWDTYITQISKETVFKDTELLALQEIESKLRTELDRSRGETERYKQQLFVGVEREKALEQRRIQVELEWQRRCEDNKTEHYLHSEELIQGLTRARDQASAELREKERELQDMAVLLHTVTKERDQALGLPIREQLSALQGHRPGGGVSVGELPSDEIHRLQQQNSSLRAVIAQMRRDMEDLSQPSHPPGPPDTSTQIPKKPLPQLPTQNSTKPTDSAAQPSLSVVGTPEYTEVLEEEVAELKARCRRLEDQLEGSTRPQNTATVTPATTLIPIAPDNAYLQNHIRSLNETIGGQRVEKVANTAALRKQEVRVAHLEAALALLTKQCHTKQMEGEELRLELANQKRSWSSEERGLRQRLVVVEMELEEVRREKEEYQKGSILNNLETVALGNQVSALKIDIASRRDPIVCEESEMVRQLQEENLCLRQQQLSLGLRSGGAGGYGPGCGGVQGGKLSAPLNAHLLQSKLKQAVQCIARLTRDKQQLIEMGNRLRAQLTDAGLEVLQSAPKTTLNPVSMESERDPSRDTQHQQGRLSALEQLQYQLTTQELQYAQREQRKGAPIMVRPLLSESKSGDRDRVINPWGQGHKDTDRHERPRTKENTPPISQSQSSLQLDLGSRTASSPSGPLLLSSVATEGSLREVWQILDRGLSPSILTPRESCSERGDGELNEPSPGDQAVGVKGCRAPALERMTPARPSATARKTKTSARGGKIRNYNIKD; this is encoded by the exons ATGAAACGAGATCTCCAACGCAGAGTCCAGGAGGTGGAGGGACAGCTGGCTCTACAgaagcag GAGATGATGACAGACTTTGATAATGagatgaggcagagagagcaTGAGTTCAACCTGAGGATGGATGAGATGAGAGCCGTGGTCCTGTCTCACGAACTCAGG GTGAAGCTGCTCTCTAAGGAAACAGAGGTCCACTCCCAGGCCCAGGCTCAGGCTGTGGAGGCCCTGAAGGCCTCAGAGGATCtctgtcagcacacacacacacagctacagcacagacactgggagataaagGACATTACTGCCGTCAAGGacgcaag GATAAAGGAGCTAGTGGACAAAATAAAAGCTCTACAGaccaagaggaagagagaggaggaagtctACAACAAGAA GCATGAGCAATTGGACCGGGGAGTGCGTGAGAGAGAGGCTCAGCTGGATGCGTTAAAGGACGCTCACAGAGAACAGCTACGACAGGCAGAGACACATAGCGGTCAGCTACAGTCAAAACTGGAAGccatggcaacacacacacacaggacccagAGAGACCACGAGGACACACTgcgagagagagatcaacagatAGACAG GCTTCGTATGGAGCTGGAGACGACTCGTAGTGGCTGGGACACGTACATCACTCAGATCTCTAAGGAGACGGTTTTTAAGGACACAGAACTGCTAGCCCTGCAGGAgatagaaagcaaattacggaccgAACTTGATCGGAGCAGGGGGGAGACAGAAAG GTACAAGCAGCAGCTGTTTGTGGGTGTGGAGCGAGAGAAGGCTCTAGAGCAGAGAAGAATCCAGGTGGAGCTGGAGTGGCAGAGACGCTGCGAAGACAACAAGACTGAACACTACTTGCACAGTGAAGAGTTAATACAGGGCCTGACACGGGCCAGAGACCAG GCTAGTGCGGagctgagagagaaggagagagaactaCAGGACATGGCGGTACTACTGCACACTGTTACCAAGGAGAGAGACCAGGCCCTGGGTCTGCCAATCAGAGAACAG ctaTCTGCACTGCAGGGCCACAGacctggtggtggtgtctctgtagGAGAGCTGCCGTCTGACGAGATCCATCGGCTGCAGCAGCAGAACAGCAGTCTGAGGGCTGTCATAGCCCAGATGAGGAGGGACATGGAGGATCTCAGCCAGCCTTCTCATCCTCCAGGACCCCCTGACACCTCCACCCAGATCCCTAAAAAACCTCTACCACAGCTTCCAACACAGAACTCAACCAAGCCAACTGACAGCGCTGCACAGCCCAGCCTGTCAG TGGTAGGTACCCCAGAGTATACCGAGGTTCTAGAAGAGGAGGTAGCAGAACTGAAGGCCAGGTGTAGGCGCTTAGAGGACCAGCTAGAGGGCTCcaccagaccccagaacaccgcCACGGTTACCCCGGCAACCACACTCATCCCCATCGCCCCCGACAACGCATACCTCCAGAACCACATCCGCTCCCTCAACGAGACCATTG GTGGCCAGCGAGTAGAGAAGGTGGCCAACACAGCAGCTTTGAGGAAACAGGAGGTCAGGGTAGCTCACCTGGAGGCTGCCCTGGCCTTGCTCACCAAACAG TGCCACACCAAacagatggagggggaggagctGCGTCTGGAGCTAGCCAATCAGAAGAGGAGCTGGTcgtctgaggagagaggactacGTCAGCGTTTGGTTGTCGTGGAGATGGAGCTGGAGGAAGTGAGGCGGGAGAAAGAGGAGTACCAGAAAGGAAGCATCCTCAACAACCTGGAAACTGTTGCCCTGGGCAACCAG GTGTCTGCACTGAAGATTGACATCGCCAGCAGAAGGGATCCCATCGTCTGTGAAGAG agtGAAATGGTGAGGCAGCTCCAGGAGGAAAACCTGTGTTTGAGGCAACAGCAGCTGTCCCTGGGCCTGAGGTCCGGTGGGGCAGGCGGGTACGGACCAGGGTGTGGGGGGGTACAGGGGGGTAAGCTCAGTGCCCCTCTCAATGCCCATCTCCTTCAGTCCAAACTGAAGCAAGCAGTGCAGTGTATCGCCCGTCTGACCAGGGACAAACAGCAACTGATTGAGATGGGCAACAGGCTCCGGGCACAACTGACCGACGCTGGACTGGAGG ttcTCCAGTCTGCTCCCAAAACCACTCTAAACCCAGTATCtatggagtcagagagagacccaTCTAGAGACACCCAGCACCAGCAGGGTCGGCTTTCTGCCCTAGAACAACTGCAGTACCAGCTCACCACACAG GAGCTGCAGTATGCCCAGAGGGAGCAGAGGAAGGGGGCTCCTATCATGGTGAGGCCTCTCCTCTCAGAGAGCAagagtggagacagagacagggtcatCAACCCCTGGGGCCAGGGGCacaaggacacagacagacatgag cgTCCTAGGACTAAAGAGAACACCCCACCTATCAGCCAATCCCAGAGCTCCCTGCAGCTGGACCTCGGGTCACGAACCGCTTCCAGCCCGTCAGGTCCTCTACTGCTGTCGTCGGTGGCGACGGAGGGTTCACTAAGGGAGGTGTGGCAGATACTAGACAGAGGTCTCAGCCCCTCCATACTCACACCCCGGGAGAGCTGTTCTGAGAGAG GTGATGGTGAGCTTAATGAACCTAGCCCTGGGGACCAGGCAGTGGGGGTGAAGGGGTGCAGAGCACCTGCACTGGAGAGGATGACACCAGCCAGGCCGTCTGCCACCGCCAGGAAGACCAAGACTAGTGCGAGGGGGGGCAAGATCAGGAACTACAATATCAAAGACTGA